In one window of Caballeronia sp. TF1N1 DNA:
- a CDS encoding transposase → MVGTTLDARSARPSSRKGRPNYAPEYRRQVAVAASEPGISVAKLAQAHGLNLNMVFKWRRQLRAGLFDEVAHSTAVLLPVALPEAPTDEQSAPASLALQPVEPHRESLQSASGIEIELNGARVRVTGMVDPVQLRLVLRCLMPA, encoded by the coding sequence GTGGTGGGGACTACTTTGGACGCAAGGAGTGCGAGACCATCGAGCCGCAAGGGCCGACCGAACTACGCACCGGAGTACCGACGGCAAGTTGCCGTTGCGGCGAGCGAGCCGGGTATTTCGGTAGCGAAGCTCGCGCAGGCGCACGGGCTGAATCTCAATATGGTGTTCAAGTGGCGCCGGCAACTGCGGGCGGGCCTGTTTGACGAGGTGGCGCACAGCACGGCGGTGTTGCTGCCAGTTGCGCTACCTGAAGCACCGACAGACGAGCAGAGCGCGCCGGCGTCACTGGCACTGCAGCCGGTCGAGCCACATCGCGAGAGCCTACAGTCAGCGTCGGGCATCGAGATCGAACTGAACGGTGCCCGTGTGCGCGTCACGGGTATGGTCGATCCAGTGCAGTTGCGCCTCGTGCTGCGCTGCCTGATGCCAGCATGA
- the tnpB gene encoding IS66 family insertion sequence element accessory protein TnpB (TnpB, as the term is used for proteins encoded by IS66 family insertion elements, is considered an accessory protein, since TnpC, encoded by a neighboring gene, is a DDE family transposase.) produces MIAPPSGTRVWLAAGVTDMRRGMDGLAGLVQSTLGRDPFSGHIFLFRGRRGDLIKILWWSGDGMNLYAKRLEHGRFVWPQANSGTVHLSAAQLSMLLEGIDWRHPERTWQPTHAA; encoded by the coding sequence ATGATTGCTCCACCCAGCGGTACCCGCGTATGGCTGGCAGCGGGCGTTACCGATATGCGCCGGGGCATGGATGGACTTGCCGGGCTGGTGCAATCGACACTGGGACGTGATCCCTTCTCAGGTCACATCTTCCTTTTTCGTGGGCGTCGCGGTGACCTCATCAAGATTTTATGGTGGAGCGGCGACGGCATGAACCTGTACGCGAAGCGACTTGAGCACGGACGCTTCGTGTGGCCACAGGCGAACTCGGGAACAGTCCATCTATCTGCGGCGCAGTTGTCGATGCTGCTCGAGGGGATTGACTGGCGACATCCAGAACGGACGTGGCAGCCGACGCACGCGGCGTAA